The following proteins are encoded in a genomic region of Chryseobacterium cucumeris:
- a CDS encoding acetyl-CoA carboxylase carboxyltransferase subunit alpha yields MEYLSFELPIKELMDQYQTCSLVGEESGVDVKLACSQIEDKILEKKKEIYGNLTPWQRVQLSRHPDRPYTLDYINGMADKGSFLELHGDRNFADDPAMIGGLITLDGHKVMIIGTQKGRTTKERQHRRFGMPNPEGYRKALRLMKLAEKFNIPVVTLVDTPGAYPGLEAEERGQGEAIARNIFEMVQLKTPIFTYIIGEGASGGALGIGVGNKVYMLENTWYTVIAPESCSSILWRNWDHKEDAANALNLTPADALREKFIDGIIEEPLGGAHYDQETTYLNLKNSILQNIKAFSKFTGQELETQRQDKFIAMGQFKG; encoded by the coding sequence ATGGAATATTTAAGTTTCGAACTTCCTATCAAAGAATTGATGGATCAATACCAGACGTGTTCTTTAGTAGGAGAAGAAAGTGGTGTTGATGTAAAATTAGCATGCAGCCAGATTGAGGATAAGATTTTAGAAAAGAAAAAAGAAATCTATGGAAATCTTACACCTTGGCAAAGAGTACAACTGTCCCGTCATCCGGATCGTCCTTATACATTGGATTATATTAACGGAATGGCAGACAAAGGCAGTTTCTTAGAACTTCATGGAGACAGAAATTTCGCTGATGATCCGGCAATGATTGGAGGATTGATTACCCTTGATGGTCATAAAGTAATGATCATAGGGACTCAAAAAGGAAGAACGACCAAAGAAAGACAGCACAGAAGATTTGGGATGCCAAATCCGGAAGGATACAGAAAAGCTTTAAGATTAATGAAGCTTGCTGAAAAGTTCAATATCCCTGTAGTAACTTTAGTAGATACACCGGGAGCTTATCCAGGGCTGGAAGCTGAAGAAAGAGGACAAGGTGAAGCTATTGCAAGAAATATTTTTGAAATGGTTCAGCTGAAAACTCCAATCTTCACGTACATCATCGGAGAAGGTGCCAGTGGCGGAGCATTAGGAATAGGTGTAGGAAATAAGGTATATATGTTGGAAAACACATGGTATACAGTAATTGCACCGGAAAGCTGCTCTTCTATCTTATGGAGAAACTGGGATCACAAAGAAGATGCAGCCAATGCATTAAATCTTACTCCGGCAGATGCCTTAAGAGAAAAGTTCATTGATGGTATCATTGAGGAACCGCTTGGAGGTGCTCATTATGATCAGGAAACAACCTATCTGAACCTGAAAAATTCAATTTTACAAAATATCAAAGCTTTTTCCAAATTTACAGGACAGGAGCTTGAAACCCAGAGACAGGACAAATTCATTGCAATGGGCCAGTTCAAAGGATAA
- a CDS encoding DUF6759 domain-containing protein: MKKIFFLLFICIFALGFSQKKKKTKSKAVVEKETVIIYTEQEAEISKEARVIAGFLKQNPGHAKTDYFKRKLIDIIMAGNSPEAKPTIKPISKEKIENIVKNNELNSGKTMAAKKTYTANGKPVSNNTAAAIEALKEERRTTTFASVNSAKNAGNSKAGPSEENKRTAAMLTHLFNNDINKNEAYINIKNRSTCNLIVKISGKKYYNLSVPAKGENFILVDKGEYVLTTMVCDAKYSSLKKITQDIEIALNVAE; the protein is encoded by the coding sequence ATGAAAAAAATCTTCTTCCTTCTATTTATATGCATTTTTGCACTAGGTTTTTCTCAAAAAAAGAAAAAAACAAAATCTAAAGCAGTTGTTGAAAAAGAAACTGTAATCATCTATACCGAACAGGAAGCCGAGATCTCAAAAGAGGCAAGGGTAATTGCCGGCTTTTTGAAGCAGAATCCCGGACATGCTAAAACAGACTATTTTAAAAGAAAACTGATTGATATTATCATGGCAGGGAATTCTCCGGAAGCAAAACCTACCATAAAACCAATCAGCAAAGAAAAAATTGAAAATATCGTTAAAAATAATGAATTGAACAGCGGAAAGACGATGGCCGCAAAAAAAACATATACAGCTAATGGAAAACCTGTCTCTAATAATACAGCAGCTGCTATAGAAGCTTTAAAAGAAGAAAGAAGAACAACTACCTTTGCATCAGTGAATTCTGCAAAAAATGCCGGTAATTCTAAAGCAGGACCCAGTGAAGAAAATAAAAGAACAGCAGCAATGCTTACCCACCTTTTTAATAATGATATTAATAAAAACGAAGCATATATCAATATTAAAAACAGATCCACCTGCAATCTTATTGTAAAGATAAGTGGTAAAAAATATTATAATCTCAGTGTACCTGCCAAAGGAGAAAATTTTATTCTGGTAGATAAAGGGGAATACGTGCTGACAACAATGGTTTGTGATGCCAAATATTCTTCTTTGAAGAAAATCACCCAGGATATTGAAATTGCACTGAATGTTGCAGAATAG
- the tsf gene encoding translation elongation factor Ts, whose product MSYTPVAADVAKLRNQTGAGMMDCKKALVEAEGDFEKAVDILRKKGQKVAANRADRESTEGAVIARVNEDNTLGAVISLNCETDFVAKNEAFVELAYELAEMAIFAATKEELLATDFHGITVAEKLVEQTGVIGEKIEIGSFERIQGAFLGAYIHAGNKIAAITSLSAKVDGAEEAAKAVSMQVAAMNPIALDETAVSQETIDRELEIERHKLTEEGKPANIIDNILKGKMQRFYKDNTLVHQDFIKDGSISVADYVKSVNADLKVTGFVRVSL is encoded by the coding sequence ATGTCTTATACACCAGTTGCTGCAGATGTAGCTAAATTAAGAAACCAAACAGGTGCAGGTATGATGGACTGCAAGAAAGCTCTAGTTGAAGCTGAAGGAGACTTCGAAAAAGCGGTAGATATCCTTAGAAAAAAAGGACAAAAAGTTGCTGCTAACAGAGCAGACAGAGAGTCTACTGAAGGGGCAGTAATCGCAAGAGTAAACGAAGACAACACTTTAGGTGCTGTAATTTCTTTAAATTGTGAGACTGACTTCGTTGCTAAAAACGAAGCATTCGTTGAGCTAGCTTACGAATTGGCTGAAATGGCAATCTTCGCTGCTACTAAAGAAGAGCTTTTAGCTACAGATTTCCACGGAATCACTGTTGCTGAGAAATTAGTTGAGCAAACAGGAGTTATCGGTGAGAAAATTGAGATCGGATCTTTCGAAAGAATCCAGGGAGCTTTCTTAGGAGCTTACATCCACGCTGGAAACAAAATTGCTGCAATCACTTCTCTATCTGCAAAAGTAGACGGAGCTGAAGAAGCTGCTAAAGCTGTTTCTATGCAGGTTGCTGCAATGAACCCAATCGCTCTTGACGAAACTGCGGTTTCTCAGGAAACTATCGACAGAGAGTTGGAAATCGAAAGACACAAACTTACTGAAGAAGGTAAGCCTGCTAACATTATCGACAACATTCTGAAAGGTAAAATGCAGAGATTCTACAAAGACAACACTTTGGTACACCAGGATTTCATTAAAGACGGAAGTATCTCAGTTGCTGATTATGTAAAATCTGTAAACGCTGACTTAAAAGTAACAGGATTTGTAAGAGTAAGCCTATAA
- a CDS encoding gliding motility-associated C-terminal domain-containing protein: MKRFLLSLVLIFLTINTLFAQRDTEHWIAPYYDSVGGNSYVNMLYLSTDSPTPVDVTIYNNNAPVTTVTISKGSPQTYKVTNSLISATTTTDAFVVGNKGLYLKAAKPFYCSLRLAQSVHGEVITSKGKAGIGKTFFVAAAPNTNTSSIQNFTAGVLATEDNTNVTVSWNPTAGVVFINGNPTGNTQTFTLQKGQSFILAGSGSQSGNKTGFIGAKIVSDKPVTLTNGSCNANFSASTTGSDPVLDQSVPVDRLGNTFAMVKTRSTQPSLNMEGGLIVATEDNTEVYLNGGGTAVATLAAGEWYRINETSYVAQGTSGHSNMFISTTKNVYLYQFIGVLQSDATNGFNYIPPLNCFLPRKIDEIGKINEMPLGVGGASSTPSDLVVKLNILTEAGATVMLNDAPLLPEAGPYALAGNANWVTYAINSVTGNIKITSTKAVTAGINGGYSSAGYGGYFAGFSSIPVIAKKTGECVPGIVLEVDDGYETYQWFRDGVAIPGATSYTYTPTQSGNYTVKVTMGTCPPVTTPIYKVQNCLKETTQALNACSTKIITPTFTSSTQTVVPSTVVILTPPTKGTAVVNPNGTITYTPNPGYLGPDKIVYKFCGNSVEFTDCEQVTLNLTVVPFIVTDTSIKACWYDVDPYAYFDLTKAKVTDYNAVTKKYYRTLNDLTAGINAITTPENFPSTGGFVYVKVTTAEGCTANAKIELIVLPIKKSPILVDQYICMDAKTNLDAGPGYDSYLWSTGATTSGIRDIGVGEYTVILGKNGCFLTQTVKVKKVEDPVIQTIEINNNTATVIVSGGKAPFKYAVDGTANWQDSNTFTGLTRGQHTFYVKDFYDCTPIAVEVTIPNLLNAITPNGDNVNDYIDYSELAYKENLSFVVYDRYGNMVFTGNRFNNYRWDGKHFDKKLGTGTYWYHISWNESNKEKTPIKYTGWILVKNRE, translated from the coding sequence ATGAAAAGATTTCTACTCAGTTTGGTATTAATTTTTTTGACAATTAATACACTCTTTGCACAAAGGGATACCGAGCACTGGATAGCTCCCTATTACGACAGTGTTGGCGGCAACAGCTATGTCAACATGCTCTATCTTTCCACAGACTCTCCAACTCCCGTTGATGTAACCATTTACAATAACAATGCTCCAGTAACCACCGTTACCATCAGTAAAGGTAGTCCGCAGACTTATAAAGTTACCAACAGCCTTATTTCTGCTACCACTACTACTGACGCATTTGTTGTGGGTAATAAGGGATTGTATTTAAAAGCAGCCAAGCCTTTTTACTGCAGCTTAAGACTGGCTCAGAGTGTTCACGGGGAAGTAATAACCAGTAAAGGAAAAGCCGGAATTGGAAAAACATTTTTCGTTGCCGCCGCTCCCAACACCAATACCAGCAGTATTCAGAATTTTACGGCAGGTGTCCTTGCTACCGAAGACAATACCAATGTAACTGTATCATGGAATCCTACTGCCGGAGTTGTTTTTATTAATGGAAACCCTACTGGAAATACTCAGACTTTCACTTTACAAAAAGGACAATCTTTCATTCTTGCAGGATCCGGTTCTCAGTCCGGAAATAAAACAGGCTTTATCGGGGCTAAAATTGTTTCTGACAAACCTGTAACGTTGACTAATGGAAGCTGTAATGCCAACTTCTCTGCTTCAACAACAGGAAGTGATCCGGTTCTCGATCAATCTGTTCCGGTTGACAGACTTGGGAATACTTTTGCCATGGTAAAAACAAGATCTACTCAACCTTCCTTAAATATGGAGGGAGGTCTTATTGTTGCTACCGAAGATAATACTGAAGTATATTTAAACGGCGGAGGTACTGCTGTTGCAACACTTGCTGCCGGAGAATGGTACAGAATTAACGAAACCAGCTATGTTGCTCAGGGCACATCAGGACATTCAAATATGTTCATTTCCACCACCAAAAATGTATATTTATACCAGTTTATCGGAGTTTTGCAAAGTGATGCTACCAATGGATTCAACTATATCCCGCCATTAAACTGTTTCCTTCCAAGAAAAATTGATGAAATCGGGAAGATTAATGAAATGCCACTTGGAGTGGGAGGAGCCAGCTCTACTCCCAGTGATCTGGTAGTAAAATTAAACATTCTAACAGAGGCTGGTGCTACTGTAATGTTGAATGACGCGCCTCTTCTCCCTGAAGCAGGTCCTTATGCCCTTGCAGGAAATGCCAACTGGGTAACGTATGCCATCAACAGTGTAACCGGAAATATTAAGATTACGTCTACAAAAGCTGTAACAGCAGGTATCAACGGAGGATATAGCTCTGCAGGATACGGAGGTTACTTTGCAGGATTCTCTTCAATCCCTGTTATTGCAAAAAAAACAGGTGAATGTGTTCCGGGAATCGTTCTTGAAGTAGATGATGGATATGAAACCTACCAGTGGTTCCGTGACGGAGTGGCTATCCCGGGTGCTACCAGTTATACGTATACTCCTACACAATCTGGAAATTATACCGTAAAAGTAACCATGGGAACATGTCCTCCTGTGACGACTCCTATTTATAAAGTACAAAACTGTTTAAAAGAGACTACACAGGCTCTTAATGCTTGTTCTACTAAAATTATTACTCCGACGTTTACTTCTTCCACTCAGACTGTGGTTCCAAGTACAGTAGTAATTTTGACTCCTCCTACCAAAGGAACAGCCGTGGTTAATCCAAACGGAACGATCACTTATACCCCTAATCCGGGATATCTGGGACCAGACAAAATCGTTTATAAATTCTGCGGAAACTCAGTTGAGTTTACAGATTGCGAACAGGTAACCTTAAACCTTACTGTAGTACCATTCATTGTAACGGATACTTCTATTAAGGCTTGCTGGTATGATGTAGATCCTTACGCTTATTTTGACCTTACCAAAGCAAAGGTAACAGATTATAATGCTGTTACAAAGAAATATTACCGTACTCTGAATGACCTTACTGCAGGTATCAATGCAATCACAACACCAGAAAACTTCCCTTCAACAGGAGGATTTGTATATGTGAAAGTAACTACTGCTGAAGGATGTACGGCAAATGCCAAAATTGAATTAATTGTACTTCCAATTAAAAAGTCTCCGATCCTTGTAGATCAGTACATCTGTATGGATGCTAAAACTAACCTGGATGCTGGTCCTGGATATGATTCATATCTATGGAGCACAGGAGCTACCACATCAGGTATCAGAGATATAGGTGTTGGAGAATACACCGTAATCCTTGGTAAGAACGGATGCTTCCTTACCCAGACTGTAAAAGTTAAAAAAGTGGAAGATCCGGTAATCCAAACTATTGAGATCAATAATAATACAGCAACTGTCATTGTAAGCGGTGGTAAAGCACCTTTCAAATATGCGGTTGATGGAACTGCTAACTGGCAGGATTCAAATACCTTCACAGGTTTAACAAGAGGTCAGCACACATTCTATGTAAAAGATTTTTATGACTGTACGCCTATTGCTGTAGAAGTCACAATTCCTAATCTGCTCAATGCAATTACCCCTAACGGAGATAATGTAAATGATTATATAGATTACAGCGAACTGGCTTATAAGGAAAATCTGAGCTTTGTAGTGTATGACAGATACGGAAACATGGTGTTTACCGGAAACCGATTCAACAACTACAGATGGGATGGAAAACATTTTGATAAAAAGCTGGGAACAGGAACATACTGGTACCATATCAGCTGGAATGAATCCAACAAAGAAAAGACTCCAATAAAATATACAGGTTGGATTCTGGTTAAAAACAGAGAGTAA
- a CDS encoding T9SS type B sorting domain-containing protein codes for MKKILSFLFMLCIFTSAFAQLDREHWFAPMIDRTGAPNPYQKLYLSTNRTTPFPVNIYNNNILIGTVNISKNNPQKFDVLRDYIITKLQGDLFTPTTKGLYLKAEFPFYANLRFSVFNHAEIITSKGISSTGLKFYAAAAPITVSNSILNFMTSILATEDNTIVTVSGYSPTVQFSNGMTGAANPTMTFTLNKGQSYIIDGIGNIAGNFNGFIGAKITSNRPVNVTNGNFNGQYAGNYPVSSDILMDQAVPVNRLGNEFAIVKGSGPIGTRTEGVIVIATEDNTQIFVNNEILPVANINAGKYFIIPDSKYILQGNGHYNLYLKTSKNAYVYQILAGDSNAGSEVFTGGFNFIPALNCYLPKQINELGLINENFVHSNGHPGGILNITTKLNIITERGANVTVNGTNPPAITGPYNMTGTTNWVTYGIPNVTGTITVVSDKAIMAGITAGSDAVGYGGFFAGFPTQPVILQSGGGCIPGMVLTVDPLIYDTYQWYRNGVIVPGATTSSITPTLPGYYTCSVTMGSCAPLVTEQFKVLNCTKLTNTSYNVCNAKTIAPGFSSSSQTPNPSTVAVTTAPSLGTAVVNPSTGSITYTVNTLGTSGTDTFTYTFCGDDPDFPDCETVTVTLNIQALTVMNATLFACDINGQGTFNLTTANVTSNSPVTITYYPTLLDAQNENAATLITNTTAYTATNGTIVYAVVNDHIGCKNIAQITLSLFNKAIVPDNYNGVFCDDNLDGTVTVALSNITPIVLNNPNYFTNVRYYASLADANAGNNNTLPNSWSYTATTTIYIRVDSPDGCASVIKPLQFSIGAKIPLITKTVTESTCDDDLDGIKSVNLTQFIPQFTLDPNVTYTFHATLADAQNNVNAVLSPVNITTSQTYYMRFEKNGVCPEIGTLKINIKVPKKSDILTDKAICPKTTTTLNAGPGFEKYLWSTGATTSSITNVAPGNYWVELTFNGCVYKQYVNVTELPLPIITTIEIDGTTVKVGASGGTPPYEYSLDGVVWQSSNVFYNVPRGAHNVFVRDSKMCEDVKKPFAIINLINTITPNGDGYNEVIDYSALMKNDNLVFRIFDRYGAEVFRGTPENRYTWDGRVGGRYVPTANYWYFITWTEYGSNLMIKYTSWLLVKHR; via the coding sequence ATGAAAAAAATTTTATCTTTTTTGTTTATGCTTTGCATATTCACCTCTGCTTTTGCCCAATTGGACCGGGAGCATTGGTTTGCTCCAATGATAGATAGAACGGGCGCTCCCAATCCTTATCAAAAACTGTATTTATCTACCAACAGAACAACTCCTTTTCCTGTAAATATTTATAACAATAATATTTTAATCGGGACAGTAAATATCAGTAAAAATAATCCCCAGAAGTTTGATGTATTAAGGGATTATATTATTACCAAGCTGCAGGGAGATTTATTTACCCCAACAACTAAGGGATTATATCTTAAGGCTGAATTTCCTTTTTATGCCAATTTAAGGTTTTCAGTATTTAATCATGCAGAAATCATTACTTCCAAAGGAATTTCTTCCACAGGACTAAAGTTTTACGCTGCTGCTGCTCCTATTACTGTGAGCAACTCCATTCTGAATTTCATGACCAGCATACTGGCAACTGAAGACAACACCATTGTTACTGTTTCCGGCTACAGTCCTACTGTACAATTTTCAAATGGAATGACAGGAGCCGCCAACCCGACGATGACATTTACCTTAAATAAAGGGCAGTCTTATATTATTGACGGAATCGGCAACATAGCAGGCAACTTTAATGGCTTCATTGGCGCAAAGATTACTTCGAATAGACCTGTGAACGTAACCAATGGAAACTTTAACGGTCAATATGCAGGAAATTATCCAGTTAGTTCAGATATTTTAATGGATCAGGCAGTACCTGTCAACAGACTTGGAAATGAATTTGCCATTGTAAAAGGAAGCGGACCGATTGGTACCCGTACAGAAGGGGTCATTGTAATTGCTACTGAAGACAATACTCAGATCTTTGTCAATAATGAAATCCTTCCTGTAGCAAACATCAATGCAGGAAAATATTTCATTATTCCCGACTCCAAATACATCCTTCAGGGAAATGGTCATTATAATTTATATCTCAAAACATCTAAAAATGCTTACGTCTATCAGATTTTAGCTGGAGATTCAAATGCAGGAAGTGAAGTATTTACCGGGGGATTCAATTTTATTCCCGCGTTAAACTGCTATCTTCCCAAGCAGATTAATGAACTAGGGCTTATTAATGAAAATTTTGTCCATTCCAACGGCCACCCCGGAGGTATTCTGAATATCACCACAAAGTTGAATATTATTACAGAAAGAGGAGCTAACGTTACAGTTAACGGTACAAATCCTCCTGCAATAACAGGTCCTTACAATATGACAGGCACAACGAATTGGGTTACCTATGGTATTCCCAATGTGACAGGTACTATTACCGTAGTATCAGACAAGGCAATAATGGCTGGAATTACTGCCGGAAGTGATGCCGTAGGATACGGAGGTTTTTTTGCAGGCTTTCCTACGCAGCCAGTTATTTTACAATCTGGAGGCGGCTGTATTCCAGGAATGGTTCTTACCGTAGATCCTTTAATTTATGATACCTACCAATGGTACAGAAACGGGGTTATTGTTCCGGGAGCTACCACTTCGTCCATCACCCCTACTTTACCGGGATATTACACATGCTCTGTAACTATGGGAAGTTGCGCGCCCTTGGTTACTGAACAATTTAAAGTTCTGAACTGTACAAAACTTACCAATACATCCTATAATGTATGTAATGCTAAAACCATAGCTCCTGGATTCAGTAGTTCATCACAGACTCCTAACCCAAGCACTGTAGCTGTTACGACAGCACCTTCATTAGGCACAGCTGTTGTAAACCCATCTACCGGTAGCATTACTTATACGGTAAATACTTTGGGTACATCAGGGACAGATACATTCACTTATACATTCTGCGGAGATGATCCTGACTTCCCGGATTGCGAAACAGTCACTGTTACCCTGAATATTCAGGCTCTAACAGTAATGAATGCAACATTATTTGCCTGTGATATCAATGGGCAGGGAACATTCAACCTGACGACAGCAAATGTGACCAGCAATTCACCTGTTACCATTACTTATTACCCTACCCTTCTGGATGCTCAGAATGAAAATGCAGCGACATTGATCACTAATACAACCGCCTATACCGCAACTAACGGAACAATCGTATACGCAGTTGTTAATGACCATATTGGCTGTAAAAATATTGCACAGATAACACTATCCCTTTTTAATAAAGCTATTGTACCGGATAACTACAATGGTGTTTTCTGTGATGATAATCTCGATGGAACAGTTACAGTCGCACTTTCCAATATAACCCCAATTGTACTTAACAATCCGAATTACTTTACTAATGTAAGATACTATGCCAGTCTTGCAGATGCCAATGCAGGAAACAACAATACCCTTCCAAACAGCTGGAGCTATACAGCCACCACTACCATTTACATCAGAGTAGATTCTCCTGACGGGTGCGCTTCTGTGATCAAACCTTTGCAATTCAGTATCGGAGCTAAAATACCATTAATTACAAAAACCGTTACAGAAAGTACCTGCGATGATGATCTGGACGGAATTAAAAGTGTCAATTTAACACAGTTTATTCCTCAGTTTACCCTGGATCCCAATGTAACTTACACTTTTCATGCAACTTTAGCAGATGCTCAGAATAATGTAAATGCGGTTTTATCCCCAGTGAATATTACTACTTCACAGACTTATTATATGCGTTTTGAAAAAAATGGAGTTTGTCCTGAAATAGGAACTCTGAAAATCAACATTAAAGTTCCTAAAAAATCAGATATTTTAACAGATAAAGCAATTTGCCCGAAAACCACTACCACACTTAATGCAGGACCAGGATTTGAAAAATACCTCTGGAGTACAGGAGCTACCACTTCCTCCATTACGAATGTTGCCCCTGGAAATTATTGGGTAGAGCTTACCTTTAATGGCTGTGTATACAAGCAATATGTAAATGTTACGGAACTGCCACTGCCTATAATAACCACTATTGAAATTGATGGAACAACTGTAAAAGTTGGGGCAAGCGGCGGTACACCTCCTTATGAATATTCTTTAGATGGAGTGGTATGGCAGAGTTCTAATGTTTTTTACAATGTACCAAGAGGAGCACACAATGTATTTGTAAGAGACTCTAAAATGTGTGAAGATGTTAAAAAGCCATTTGCCATTATTAATCTGATCAATACCATTACTCCGAATGGAGATGGTTATAATGAAGTAATAGACTATTCTGCTTTAATGAAGAATGATAATCTCGTATTCCGGATCTTTGACCGATATGGTGCAGAAGTTTTCAGAGGAACCCCTGAAAACAGATACACCTGGGACGGAAGAGTGGGCGGCAGATATGTTCCTACAGCAAATTACTGGTACTTTATCACCTGGACGGAATACGGCTCCAACCTTATGATAAAATATACAAGCTGGCTGCTGGTAAAACACAGATAA
- a CDS encoding DUF6759 domain-containing protein has product MKKVLLLLCCMFFVTMSSQKKGKDYSDILKSKNIYEINAFLRDAHPDDPRRSVLKPRVMEMMKEYIKNAHPADQKVKDMQEMLAMLRRRPSTKITFDEMNAIIKQKQIAKYKAELAAKQSTTVYTPSTAQNTYVVNTAANTAVPNTEAEEFNMLMAVSPVEHKNRTVKILNSLFDNDPNTKECIVLIQNKSDCNIIVRMEGVGTTKYRLAVPAQGEGSIVIDKGQYLFTSLVCGAQYASQKTIERPIMVALGGH; this is encoded by the coding sequence ATGAAAAAAGTACTTTTACTTCTTTGTTGTATGTTTTTCGTTACTATGTCTTCTCAAAAAAAAGGGAAAGACTACAGTGATATTTTGAAAAGTAAGAATATTTACGAGATCAATGCTTTTTTACGGGATGCCCATCCTGATGATCCCCGAAGGTCAGTTCTTAAACCAAGGGTCATGGAAATGATGAAAGAGTATATCAAAAATGCACATCCTGCTGATCAAAAAGTAAAAGATATGCAGGAAATGCTTGCTATGCTACGGAGAAGACCTTCTACCAAAATTACTTTTGATGAAATGAATGCCATCATCAAACAAAAGCAGATTGCAAAATATAAAGCTGAGCTTGCGGCAAAACAATCTACTACAGTGTATACACCCAGCACTGCTCAAAATACATATGTTGTAAATACTGCTGCCAATACTGCCGTTCCTAATACTGAAGCAGAAGAATTCAACATGCTGATGGCAGTGTCTCCTGTAGAACATAAAAACAGAACTGTAAAGATCCTGAATTCCTTATTTGATAATGATCCCAATACTAAAGAATGCATCGTTTTGATTCAAAATAAATCAGACTGTAATATTATTGTAAGAATGGAAGGTGTAGGAACTACCAAATACAGGCTGGCAGTTCCTGCTCAGGGTGAAGGTTCCATTGTGATAGATAAAGGGCAATATCTTTTCACCAGCCTTGTCTGCGGGGCTCAATATGCGTCACAAAAAACAATTGAAAGGCCAATTATGGTCGCTTTAGGAGGCCATTAA
- the trmB gene encoding tRNA (guanosine(46)-N7)-methyltransferase TrmB: MGKNKLARFAENKILPNVIQPTREDALNGFELKGKWRENFFKNDNPIILELGCGKGEYSVGLAKTFPEKNFIGVDIKGARFWFGAKEAVENNMTNVAFLRTQIELVDYFFAENEVDEIWITFPDPQIKYKRTKHRLTHPDFLNRYKKFLKPGGIIHLKTDSEFLHGYTLGYLQGAGYEIISAHHDIYGAPEYDPNTEHLRDIKTYYEELFSAKGKTITYIKFRIS, encoded by the coding sequence ATGGGCAAGAATAAATTAGCAAGATTTGCAGAAAACAAAATATTACCGAATGTCATTCAACCAACAAGAGAAGATGCTTTGAATGGTTTCGAACTTAAAGGAAAATGGAGAGAAAATTTCTTTAAAAATGACAATCCTATTATACTGGAGCTGGGTTGCGGAAAAGGAGAATATTCTGTAGGACTCGCAAAAACATTTCCTGAAAAAAACTTTATCGGGGTTGATATTAAAGGTGCAAGATTTTGGTTTGGCGCTAAAGAAGCTGTAGAAAACAACATGACTAATGTAGCTTTTCTGAGAACTCAGATCGAACTTGTAGATTATTTCTTTGCAGAAAATGAAGTAGATGAAATCTGGATTACATTCCCTGATCCGCAGATTAAATACAAAAGAACAAAACACAGATTAACACATCCGGATTTTTTAAACCGATATAAAAAGTTCCTGAAGCCAGGAGGTATTATCCACCTGAAAACCGATTCAGAATTCCTGCATGGGTATACGCTGGGATATTTACAGGGAGCAGGTTATGAGATCATTTCTGCTCATCATGATATCTATGGTGCCCCGGAATACGACCCAAATACGGAGCATTTGAGAGATATCAAAACGTATTATGAAGAGTTATTCTCAGCGAAAGGAAAAACTATAACTTACATCAAATTCCGGATAAGCTGA